A region of the Leptospira venezuelensis genome:
AATCGCTGGAATTGTTCATTATTTTTTCGGGTTAAGATGATTCGGTTAAAACCATCTTAATGCGAGATCTTTAGGTTTAAAAATCTCGCGGGTCACGCTACTCTATATGTTTTCAAAGATCTTTTAAAGATCCCCAAAGGAACTCTCTCTCCCGAGTCGTTCTCCTTCAGGCGTAAAAACCACATTAATTACGTCACTCAACCGGTCAAATAACTTTTGTATTTATTTCTCTGAGTTTTTCCCTTTTTTTCGAACTTTTTATTCTTAGTTTTTAGGTGTAAATAGCCTGAATATAAGGTGAAAAGCTCTAAAAGATGAACTCACTTTTTCTCCAGCTTATGACCATTCTTCTGTCGCATAAATAGATTTCCAAGAGATGATGATTTTATTATTTTAGAATTATAAAGAGAAGTTTGCTGGATTGGGAAAGTATTCTACGGACTTAAAGATAGGAGAATTCAATTGGGACCGGCAAAAGAATACATAGATCAATATTTAAAAGAAAACATTCTGCAATCGGAAACGATTCATAGAATGAAACATGTGATCCGTGAATTTAGTTTAAGAACTCCTAAAGTATTAGTTACTAAGTGTATAGATGGAAGAGTTCATGGAAGTAAATTAAAGGGATATCCTGTCACTACTATACGTTTTGGTAGAACGGATGGAAACATTGTTTCTACTAACTTAAATAACTTTTGGTTCTGGAATCGCATCGATAGAGTCGTAAACGATGCGTTATGCAATACTCCGGGAATGCCTGCATTGTTTATCGCATACATGCATAGATCCGATATTCCAGGGCTTGGTTGTGCTGCTCACGGCGGAAATGAAGAAGCCGCACGCGCAGCAATTAAAAGTCAGACACAAGCTGTTAGAAAAGTTTTTCCGAAAGAACAACTTTATGTGATCGAGGGGATTACAAATACGGACTTGATGTCTGAAACTTTAATCTTTGATGATGGAACTATTATTGATTCTCAGGAAATAGTCGCAAACTTCGGATTTAATGAACCTTCTGAAATCTTTCATTCTGCTTTTTTAAAATACCAAATTAAGGATCCTGCAATTTCCAAAAATGTGGGGTTTAAAACACCTGAAGAATTATTTTCAGGAAAAGTTCCTGATTTTTATGCAGATTTCCAGACTTCTCTTTCTCTTAAGTCATTCTTGATTCGAGAGATTTCTGCGATCATTTCCGCTGGAGAAATAGAAATCCAGAAATTGATTCAACCGGATCTATTTCATGCTGTTTATCAGAAGCTTTCTGGGATCAAAGATTTGCCTTCTACACTTCTTCCCAGCTTATTATACCAGATCATCTGGAACGTGGCTTATTCTTTAAATCAAAAACGTAAACTTTCCAAATTAGCTGCGGAGGAACGTTGGAAACATTTGGATCATGCAGAAGAACTGATCTGCTACGGCGAAGGTTTTGAACTTTTACAAAGAAATAAAGCAGTTCTTGTAAAAACGGGAAGAGGTGACGACACAGATGCACTTCTCGTTGCCAAAAAAGTTTTGGATAAAAATAGGCAGAATGATCCTAAACCCTACCCTTCTATTGTTCATTTGAATGTGGAAATCTCGGGAGAGCTTCGGACTTGGGAAGATTTTAATGAAAACGTATCTTCTCGCGTAAATACAATGGTCCGTAATTTAGAAGCGGTCTTTCAAAACCAAGAAGTGGTGATCTTGACCACATATTCTTATTTGGATCAAAAAAGATTTTATCCGATCCATACAAAATTAGATCCAAGGATTTCTTATCCTACAGATGTGATTTCCGATATAAACGGAGAAGATAAATTTTCAGGAATTGGTTTAAAAACGAAGGAAGCGTTTTACGCAGGTGAAATGATCACTATTACGTAAAAGCTTCCTGATGAGATTAGGATTTAGAGCGTCGTTCTGCAATGAATTTAGAGAGTTCTTCCCTGAAGGAGAACTTCTTCTTGCCCATCAAATAACGGAACGCGCTTACGATTACGTCAGGTCTTGGAGGGTCTCCTCCAATAAATAGGTCCGGCTCTTTTGGTAATTTTCCCCTTTGGAATAATCCACCAGAAACGGCTTCAGTTCCGCAGGCGATCAGTGCCTTCGGTCCTGGAGTTGTATCCCATGCAACTTGAAGGGGAATTTCCATATTTGGTCCAACTGGACCAGCGAATACAACTGCATCTGAGTGTTTGGGAGAAGCAACCACTCGTACCATACTTGCTTCGCTATCAAAGACGGCATTAAAACTCGCATTGATTTCAGCTTCTGTTGCATTATTCCCACTTGCAGCAACTTCTCTGTATTGAAAGCCGGTGTTTTTGGTAATTTTGCGGAATTGTTTTATGTTTTCGGATACTTCTTCCTCGTAAGATGCTGGAATTCCATCTATATAACGTACTTTTAATGCTTCTCTGTCTACGGAATATACGTGAATAAATCCTGAATTTTCTAATTGTCCTGCAGAAGCTTCTACACAATGACCACATTGCAGGCAAGCTCCGTAATCAAATGTAATATCTTTTGATGAGGATACTTTTAATCCTCCAGTCGGGCAAACCTTCTCAATTGATTTATCTAAATGGAATCCTTTCTTAGAAGAAGGAACAGGTATACCTCTCGCATTTGGATTAGTGGGACCCATTTTTTCGAAATTTAGATTTTTTGCCGGACGGAATATATTGATGATTTCTTGGATTTGTTTCATAGATCCACTCCCACATAACTGAGGTTGAAAGATTTATTATTCAGAGGAAAATCTCCGATATTCTCCCCTCTTACCGCGAGTTCCAAGGCATGCCAGTTTAGAACGGAGGGATCTCTCACATATGCTTCTGAAATATCTCCGGAAGAATTTAAGGAGAAAGACGCTAAAACTGGACCTCTCCATCC
Encoded here:
- a CDS encoding hydrogenase-4 subunit G — its product is MKQIQEIINIFRPAKNLNFEKMGPTNPNARGIPVPSSKKGFHLDKSIEKVCPTGGLKVSSSKDITFDYGACLQCGHCVEASAGQLENSGFIHVYSVDREALKVRYIDGIPASYEEEVSENIKQFRKITKNTGFQYREVAASGNNATEAEINASFNAVFDSEASMVRVVASPKHSDAVVFAGPVGPNMEIPLQVAWDTTPGPKALIACGTEAVSGGLFQRGKLPKEPDLFIGGDPPRPDVIVSAFRYLMGKKKFSFREELSKFIAERRSKS